In Caretta caretta isolate rCarCar2 chromosome 11, rCarCar1.hap1, whole genome shotgun sequence, the sequence AGGTCCAAAGCATTCTAGTCTtatgaaataaatgggagtaaGAAGGGTTATTCTTTAGGATTCTCTCTTGGTACCCAGTTGCACCCATTGCTTGTATACCCTAAACTCTCATTCAAATCAGTGGGCATTTGGTGTGTGCAAAATATGAAATATCAGGCTCCCTAATGATACAAAGTAAAGTTAAGTTCTTATGTAGGAGTAGCATTTTATgccacaaatagtcccattgactttaatgagcccACTAGTAGAGTGAGTAATCTTTATTCACATTCAATATTAGAATGTGGTCTCAACTGAGATTACAGATAATCAGAAATAAAGTAACACATTTAGCAATTCAGAGATCTAGATTTTATTGTTTAGTCCACTGCCCCAAGTGGACATTAGTCTTTAGTATAACTCCATAGTCTTCAATGTCTAACATTATAGGTAACCATTCTATAAAACATGATTAAACAGTCCACACAAACAAAACCTGATTTAATGTCTTTCCTGACTTAAAGTTCTGTTGATGGCAAAACTCAAATTTCCTTCAGGAGTTATGCCCCAGGATTGAACcactaattttgtttaaaaaatgtgtttatacATGTGACATTATTACAGTGCAAAACCAGATTCTTCGTTGGAAAGTAGAAACAATTATAAATCTAAGGAAAGTTCCTGAGTGCCATTTGGTAAAGAATCAGTGATTAACGTTGATCCtttagaggaaaaaaagggacTGTTACAAGCACTTACTGAATTTTGAGGGCTACTACTTCATTTAAAGTTTAGATTTGATATGGGATCCTCATGCATTCACTTCAGATTTTTTCACAAAATCTTGGTCAAACAAATACTAAATTTTTTTACAttctattttaaatagaaatagaAGTTATCACAGTTGAGGAAAGTGACCCAGATTCAGCCATGGTGTAAACACCAATagtttcaatggagctgtgcctgcTTGCACCAAGGTTGAAGTTGGCTAACACAAGGCTGTTTGAAAGATAGTACAAAAAAGTCAAagtgaaaaaaataatattttttgcaACATTTTACAAAGACTTCCTAACATTGTTTAAAAGTCCTACCATAGGAAACTCAGAATACTAAAGCAACattactgcagtttccacaaaaGTGCATAAATGGTTAATGTAAAGAGCTCTGCCCATACCTGCACATTGAAAAATGAccttctcctttaaaaaaaaaaaaggtcactgTCCACTGTTCTTCccaaaattgctttaaaaagggTCAAACGGTCACAGGCTTGTTTTACAGatgtttaaaaatacatgtttCTAGTAATTTAAAAAGTGTACAATGTTTtacaaaagaattaaaaaaagatgcatcaatgtttataaaatattttaagttttccTTTACATTTAGTTTAGCCTGGATTTGTAATAATTTTCTAATACACCAGGCTGATGTTGGGGTTTCTTAAAGCAATGGCATTAGATTAAAATGAAACTGAAGCTGCTCATATTCTGATAATTTTCAGAAAGGTGACCAGCAGATTTAGCCCTTAGCCTATCTCTGTATATCCAAACTCATTATCCTTTACACAATCTGCTCTGTCAAACCTTCTTTAGCACATTTGGTGTGCTTTAATAGAAAAGCTTTGCTTTACAATGCTACATTACATTTATAGCTTCGGCTTACTTGGTTATACTGTACTTAATTTTATGAAGTGCTACATACATGTAATACAATATTTTGTACTTATTTATTCATGAACTAGAATAGTATAAGATAAAACTGCAAAGGTGTTTCTCTAAAGTTCATCAAAAACACAGACAAAGGCACAGATATATTTTGGACAAACGTCAGATTTTAGACAAACATCAGAACTTAAAAAAGACACAGTACATACAACTTGTTTAACATTTCACATGTTAACAGCATAACATTTCAGACAGTTTAGAAAAAGAATCCAGTTCTCTTAACTGGAGCAGCATACAGGCAGAAACCACAACATTTATGTAGAGGGGAAAAAcccaataaaatataaacataagaCAAGTTTTACTCAAGCTAATAAACATGAACTATATTACTCAATGGGCAAATAACTGCTCTGAGTTCAGGTGAAGACTACACATGTATATCAGCTAAAGAGTATGTATTTATGCCAGTGAGGCCATAGTCTTCATCATGGTTAAAAGGGAAGatattcaaaattaaaatgataaaatattgtTGCATTCCTATAATACATATTTTGGTGATCAGTTTAAACCCTAAATTTAGCATCTGAGTAATTTCCTTTTAACCCAAACTTGAAACATATGGATAATTTGGCCAAGTTTCTTAGCTGGTTTGGAGGGCTCCCTTGAAATGAGTGTGTTACTTGAAGTGAGTATGAAGTGACTGTGTTAAACTGTAGAGAAACACCTTACTTTGCCCTTTATGGCTACTTTGAAGCATCTAACTGCATACTTGTCTTATAATTAAAGAGGAGGTGGCAATAGTTTGAGACCCCCTAAACAGTGGATGAATTACAAGGTGGCGAATCATTAGAGACTGCTTTGGATTTAAGACCACAGCAAGCAAAGAGCTGATTCCCCAAGGTTTTTTGAGCAAATCGGAAGTACATTATGTGGCCCATTGCAACAAAGGACACAGAAATAAGCACCAGTAAGCCGAAAGCTTCAGGGTTGGGGGCCAGGATGACCATGATGAAATGCAGCAGATCAAGAAGGTAATTCATGGAGTTCTGGACACCATTTATAATGCCTCTTTCAGACTCTATCACATTTTCTTGGAGCAACTGTGTGACAGTCAAATCAAAGGACCAGAGGCCTATTGGGAAAAACCAAAGAGGAAAAACCTTAATTATCTATATGGAAAGGTTAGATTTCCAAAGGAATCTCATTCTACAGTTATTTCTTTACCAACCCAATCTTCATTATGAGGAGCATTGATTTGAAGTCAAACATCTGGGTCAAGCTGTGCTCTCATCTGACTTGAGCAGATTTCCCACCAGTgtaactaagggcagaatttggccctttgctgCTATTTCTTATGGAGAGAGAACTGGTGCAACACTGAACCAAGTATGCCTGTCAAACAATGCTTTATACAACAATCCTTATTGATGAGAGAATGGAAATACTCTAGGATTGTGAAAAAATCTGGATTATCTGACACTCATACTAAAACTAAGTAAGGTAAATATTGTAATAAACATTAAATTTCTTTAACTAGTTTAAATTCTCCATGTGCAAAAGAGAAAATGTACAGATAcagtaaaattaatttttttccaatgtaaAATTAAAGAAATTTAGAGCACATCATGTAGACTATAACTAAAGTCTACTTATTGTTTAAAGAATTTCATTCCAGTTGTCATCTCCATTTAAGGTTTGTGACTAATAAATAATAGTTCTGTCCTGTGGAGAGATTactgtgttgggggggtgggggagtgcatGTTTTCAACTGTAAACACTGCAGGAAAGTTTGATTTCAAGGAGAAACTCATTGTAGTAGCTCCTGTGCCCGATTAATCTGTTTAGTTAGGATTTAAAATTTTCTTTGCAAGTAACCCTAAATGCATGCAAGCCAAGTACTTCCTCCTCCCAAAACAAAATTATAGAGAAGCCATAAGAGTAAGAGCAGAACTACAAAATGATAGTTATACATTGTTTCATTCATGCAATTAAATTGTTATGCTCTTTGATTCTGTTGAGATGTTAATACTAGGCTATCTAGCAAATCCACAAagctttaattaaatattgtcaAATATATAGCAATTTTAATTAAACATCTGCAAATACTTAACTCCTTCTCATAAGAGAATATACTACATATTTTTACATATGGTACTGAGTAAAGAAAATTATGAATTAAAGAAGGCATTGTGCAATATAATACACAAGAAACTAGGGCTACAGTAACTACATAGACCAGACTACTGCAAGATCAAATACCACAAGTTTTAGGCTTgttatgaatcatagaatatcagggttggaagggacctcaggaggtcatctagtccaaccccctgctcaaaagcaggaccaatccccaattaaatcatcccagccagggctttgtcaagcctgaccttaaaaacttctaaggaaggagattccaccacctcgctaggcaacgcattccagtgtttcaccaccctcctagcgaaaaagtttttcctaatatccaacctaaacctcccccactgcaacttgagaccattactccttgtcctgtcctcttctaccactgagaatagtctagaaccttcctctctggaaccacctctcaggtagttgaaagcagctatcaaatcccccctcattcttctcttctgcaggctaaacaatcccagttccctcagcctctcctcacaagtcatgtgttccagacccctaatcatttttgttgcccttcgctggactctttccaatttatccacattcttcttgtagtgtggggcccaaaactggacacagtactccagatgaggcctcaccaatgtctaatagaaggggatgatcacgtccctcgatctgctcgctatgcccctacttatacatcccaaaatgccattggccttcttggcaacaagggcacactgctgactcatatccagcttctcgtccactgtcacccctaggtccttttccgcagaattgctgcctagccatttggtccctagtctgtagctgtgcattgggttcttccgtcctaagtgcaggaccctgcacttatccttattcaacctcatcagatttcttttggcccaatcctccaatttgtctaggtccctctgtatcctatccctgccctccagcgtatctaccactcctctcagtttagtatcatccgcaaatttgctgagagtgcaatccacaccaccctccagatcatttatgaagatactgaacaaaactggccccaggaccgacccctggggcaatccacttgacaccagctgccaactagacagggagccattgatcactacccgtaaGAGTAAGAGTAATGAGTAAGAGTAATGCAGTCAATTGTGGGTTCTTTATTAAAATCTGAGTTTAACAAAAAGGATCTACAACTAacagaattaaaaataatcataGATTAGAGATTTTAATAGAGATTTTAATAGACAGGCATTACTTACCAACTCTAGCAGTAATAACTCCTGCAAACAGAAGACTAACAGAGATTAAAGGCACAGAGTCAGAACTCATCTCTAGGTCACTGTTAACAGAGCTAGATCTATTTAACCAGTTGTGCGTTCCAGTTGTAAAGGATATTTCAGACATATCAGTTGGACGTGCAGTAGGCAATGGTTGTCCTTCCAATAACCTGGTACGGATGTCAGCAAATGGGGAAACAGTCAAATCCAAAGGACTTCCAGGCATgaacacagaaatcacacatgaGACCAAGCAGGCAAACTGGGCTATTCCAGAGATGAAGCCTGTGCGAACTAGGCCACATTTGCGACGGAGCCAGGTAAAGGCTACTGTTCCCATGATTCCAGTTATGGCCGAGGCCCCCATCAGAAGGCTTAGCACAGAACCACTCAAACCCTGAGTGTATGCATAACCTGTAGTAATGCAATCAAAGCCCAGAACAGTCATATAGAGGAATGCAAGACCCAGACCTGCAAGAAACACAGGTTGCTTGTAGTATGCAACCCATCCATCACGAAATGTGATGAAAGGTTCAGCAATCCAGGCACTACAGCTGATTTCCTTCTCCTGCTGGGGCTCAGACACTGTTACATCTTTCTCAATTAACTGGACTCCTTCAGTGGGCTTCAATTCGCTATCTGTAAAACAGAAACATAACTATTAAGTGCTTTCCTGCAAAAGAACTGTGGAGTATAACTCATTATGCTGTATGTATTTAATAAAGGTGCTTCCTTTTTAGGGAGGTTTGTCATTTTAACTATATTCTGGTTAATTAGGTTACAAAAACAGCTTTGTTAAAATTATTATATTTCACATTCTACCCATGCCCTTAAATCCAGAAAGGAATAGGGGaaccaaaaataaaactaattttcATTGATTTAAAAAGCAGCTTGTTGTGTTACATTGGTGAAGAGACAGTTCTTCTCACACTAGGTTTCTTGTGAGATGTGAACACTAAGCAATGGCTTGTGCAAAATAATTTGCTTAATGACACCACTAGGCACTTATATAGAGCTTTTagtgttcaaagcactgtacaaacattaaaaacGTTCTCAACACCCCAAGGGGTAGTAAGCAAATATTCCCCATCTTATTGGTGGGTAAATCAACATAGAGAAataaagtgacttgctgaaggccaCTTAGGGAGTCTGTGTGAGAGCTGGGATTCTAATACAGTCATTCTTGATTTCCAATCCTagacacccgcccccccccccccccaacacacacaccatgcCAGGTTCTCATTTTTTTGCAAACCTAGAGTCAGGAGAGAGTTGGCAAAGACTGAAAAAGGCCTTTCAGCTAGAGTGGAAGCCATCACTGAAATTCAGTGTGTATTCTGGAGTTTATTTGAACATGAAGCTTTGCACAAATCCCTGCAAACTTGAAGGCCTGTGTGAGGCATATTTACAGCCCTAACAAGTCTAGCTTTAAACCAAAGTCAAATTAATAGTGGTAATGagacaggttttctaaacattgcCAGTTGCTACTTGTCTTTAGTCTTAAGGAGCTTGAAGAAGCCCCATTCAGACCTCCAAGGAGCTGTACTCACCTTTTAGCCTCTTCACTTCACCCCATCACCTCTCCTAT encodes:
- the SLC40A1 gene encoding ferroportin isoform X1; translated protein: MARAAEQTGGGGGCCGSCVSYFTSAKFLLYLGHSLSTWGDRMWHFAVSVFLVELYGNSLLLTAVYGLVVAGSVLLLGAIIGDWVDKNSRLKVAQTSLVVQNASVILCGIILMIVFLFKTQLLTLYSGWLLTMCYILVITIANIANLASTATAITIQRDWIVVVAGEDRSKLADMNATVRRIDQLTNILAPMAVGQIMTFGSPVIGCGFISGWNLLSMCLEYLLLWKVYQKTPALALKATSKIEESELKQLNVQKDSELKPTEGVQLIEKDVTVSEPQQEKEISCSAWIAEPFITFRDGWVAYYKQPVFLAGLGLAFLYMTVLGFDCITTGYAYTQGLSGSVLSLLMGASAITGIMGTVAFTWLRRKCGLVRTGFISGIAQFACLVSCVISVFMPGSPLDLTVSPFADIRTRLLEGQPLPTARPTDMSEISFTTGTHNWLNRSSSVNSDLEMSSDSVPLISVSLLFAGVITARVGLWSFDLTVTQLLQENVIESERGIINGVQNSMNYLLDLLHFIMVILAPNPEAFGLLVLISVSFVAMGHIMYFRFAQKTLGNQLFACCGLKSKAVSNDSPPCNSSTV
- the SLC40A1 gene encoding ferroportin isoform X3 encodes the protein MDWLWQDQFSFWEPLSEIGWTRTQGLKTMCYILVITIANIANLASTATAITIQRDWIVVVAGEDRSKLADMNATVRRIDQLTNILAPMAVGQIMTFGSPVIGCGFISGWNLLSMCLEYLLLWKVYQKTPALALKATSKIEESELKQLNVQKDSELKPTEGVQLIEKDVTVSEPQQEKEISCSAWIAEPFITFRDGWVAYYKQPVFLAGLGLAFLYMTVLGFDCITTGYAYTQGLSGSVLSLLMGASAITGIMGTVAFTWLRRKCGLVRTGFISGIAQFACLVSCVISVFMPGSPLDLTVSPFADIRTRLLEGQPLPTARPTDMSEISFTTGTHNWLNRSSSVNSDLEMSSDSVPLISVSLLFAGVITARVGLWSFDLTVTQLLQENVIESERGIINGVQNSMNYLLDLLHFIMVILAPNPEAFGLLVLISVSFVAMGHIMYFRFAQKTLGNQLFACCGLKSKAVSNDSPPCNSSTV
- the SLC40A1 gene encoding ferroportin isoform X2; the encoded protein is MWHFAVSVFLVELYGNSLLLTAVYGLVVAGSVLLLGAIIGDWVDKNSRLKVAQTSLVVQNASVILCGIILMIVFLFKTQLLTLYSGWLLTMCYILVITIANIANLASTATAITIQRDWIVVVAGEDRSKLADMNATVRRIDQLTNILAPMAVGQIMTFGSPVIGCGFISGWNLLSMCLEYLLLWKVYQKTPALALKATSKIEESELKQLNVQKDSELKPTEGVQLIEKDVTVSEPQQEKEISCSAWIAEPFITFRDGWVAYYKQPVFLAGLGLAFLYMTVLGFDCITTGYAYTQGLSGSVLSLLMGASAITGIMGTVAFTWLRRKCGLVRTGFISGIAQFACLVSCVISVFMPGSPLDLTVSPFADIRTRLLEGQPLPTARPTDMSEISFTTGTHNWLNRSSSVNSDLEMSSDSVPLISVSLLFAGVITARVGLWSFDLTVTQLLQENVIESERGIINGVQNSMNYLLDLLHFIMVILAPNPEAFGLLVLISVSFVAMGHIMYFRFAQKTLGNQLFACCGLKSKAVSNDSPPCNSSTV